A genomic segment from Methanoplanus limicola DSM 2279 encodes:
- the uvrC gene encoding excinuclease ABC subunit UvrC has protein sequence MDTTTLPEDPGCYMYKDTDGNVVYVGKAKNLKKRVSSYFSKSRHDPKTEAMLKVAEDFDYIVTGTEVEALILENNLIKRYKPKYNIDLRDSKNYAYIRISGDKFPLIGIARNKGGKGEYFGPFVSARERDYVLSALRKIFGLRSCRRMPKRPCLRYHIGSCSAPCTGAISEEEYLDRIRNAESILRGHTKEVLLKLKEKMRTHSQNQEFERALEIRDTIHAIENLSEKQFADRKKDSDEDVINYTLREGVIYIMLFSVFKGTLGDKKEFIFDGNKETFEEFIVQYYSENEIPSEIILPEISDPSLEDFLSEMRGKKVKLTVPQRGDKKNLLDLVAKNIESVFFRGEKNVEALKKRLHLPENPNVIECFDISHLSGTAMTGSMVQFRYGRPDKRNYRRFKIKTVEGIDDFAAIAEVVRRRYSRLKKESSGKEDNTLMPDLIIIDGGKGQLAYAAAVLKDLNLKIPIISVAKREEEIFIPGLSAPLPVKKNDPASFLIQEIRDEAHRFAIEYNRLLRKKEAFGDA, from the coding sequence ATGGACACCACCACTCTTCCGGAAGATCCCGGATGCTACATGTACAAAGACACAGACGGAAATGTCGTATATGTAGGTAAGGCAAAGAACCTGAAGAAGAGGGTATCCTCATATTTTTCCAAAAGCCGGCATGACCCTAAGACTGAAGCAATGCTTAAGGTTGCCGAGGATTTTGATTATATCGTTACCGGAACTGAAGTTGAGGCACTGATTCTTGAGAATAACCTCATCAAGAGATATAAACCAAAATACAATATTGACCTGAGGGACTCGAAGAATTACGCATATATCCGGATAAGTGGTGATAAATTCCCATTAATAGGAATCGCAAGGAATAAAGGCGGAAAAGGAGAATATTTTGGCCCTTTTGTATCTGCAAGAGAAAGAGACTATGTCCTTTCAGCACTAAGAAAAATTTTCGGCCTGAGGTCATGCAGGAGAATGCCGAAACGGCCATGTCTGAGATATCATATCGGATCATGCAGTGCACCATGTACAGGTGCAATATCTGAAGAGGAATACCTTGACAGAATCAGAAATGCAGAATCAATCCTGAGAGGGCATACAAAAGAGGTGCTCCTTAAGCTTAAAGAGAAGATGAGAACACATTCTCAGAATCAGGAGTTTGAGAGGGCACTTGAGATCAGGGATACCATCCATGCGATAGAAAATCTCTCAGAGAAGCAGTTTGCTGACCGGAAAAAGGACTCGGATGAGGACGTAATAAATTACACATTAAGGGAAGGTGTGATTTATATCATGCTCTTTTCAGTTTTTAAAGGGACACTTGGGGACAAGAAGGAATTTATCTTTGACGGGAATAAAGAGACATTTGAAGAATTTATTGTGCAGTATTATTCCGAGAATGAAATTCCGTCTGAGATTATTCTGCCGGAAATTTCAGACCCTTCACTTGAGGATTTTCTCTCAGAGATGCGGGGAAAAAAGGTAAAACTGACAGTCCCGCAGAGAGGAGATAAGAAAAATCTCCTTGACCTTGTGGCAAAGAATATTGAGTCAGTCTTTTTCAGGGGAGAGAAGAATGTTGAGGCACTGAAAAAACGCCTTCACCTGCCTGAAAATCCAAATGTCATCGAATGCTTTGATATCTCACACCTATCCGGCACTGCTATGACAGGGTCAATGGTGCAGTTCCGTTACGGCAGGCCTGATAAGAGAAATTACAGGCGTTTTAAAATTAAGACGGTGGAAGGCATTGACGACTTCGCAGCAATTGCTGAAGTTGTGAGGAGGAGATATTCAAGGTTAAAGAAGGAAAGCAGCGGGAAAGAAGATAATACCCTGATGCCCGATCTTATAATAATTGACGGCGGTAAGGGCCAGCTGGCCTATGCGGCAGCGGTTCTCAAAGACCTGAACCTGAAAATACCCATAATTTCGGTTGCAAAACGTGAAGAGGAGATATTCATACCCGGATTATCAGCTCCGCTTCCGGTTAAAAAGAATGATCCGGCTTCATTTCTCATTCAGGAGATCAGGGACGAGGCACACAGGTTTGCGATAGAATACAACCGGCTCCTGAGGAAAAAAGAAGCATTCGGAGACGCCTGA
- a CDS encoding nucleotidyltransferase family protein — MTKTDEPQALPDRDEIISILKKEMTYLKEEFKISEIGLFGSYVRGEEDNESDIDILVSFSETPGFIKFLRLEDNLSHCLYGIKVDLVVKNSLKPNIGEEVLSETIFA, encoded by the coding sequence ATGACCAAAACAGATGAACCTCAGGCACTGCCGGACAGAGATGAGATAATCTCAATATTAAAAAAAGAGATGACTTACCTTAAAGAGGAATTTAAAATATCTGAAATAGGTCTCTTTGGGTCATATGTACGTGGGGAAGAAGACAATGAAAGTGACATTGATATCCTGGTATCATTTTCAGAGACTCCCGGATTTATTAAATTCCTGAGGCTTGAAGATAATCTGTCACACTGCCTCTATGGAATAAAGGTGGATCTGGTCGTGAAAAACTCACTGAAACCTAATATCGGAGAAGAGGTACTAAGCGAGACGATCTTTGCATGA
- a CDS encoding HepT-like ribonuclease domain-containing protein produces the protein MRRNRIADDYFNDIVTTIEKIESFVEDTTEGDFALDEKTQFAVIRGSEIIVEAVKKNTTGKKGKIPKNPLERTGRYAG, from the coding sequence ATGAGAAGAAACAGAATCGCTGACGACTATTTTAATGATATCGTAACAACAATTGAGAAGATCGAATCATTTGTAGAGGACACAACAGAGGGTGACTTTGCCCTTGACGAAAAGACACAGTTTGCTGTAATAAGAGGATCTGAAATAATCGTTGAGGCCGTTAAAAAAAATACCACCGGAAAAAAAGGAAAAATACCCAAAAATCCTCTGGAAAGAACTGGCAGGTATGCGGGATAA
- a CDS encoding HepT-like ribonuclease domain-containing protein: MRDKLIHAYFGVNIEIVRLTVKEDLPEIKKLISEK; encoded by the coding sequence ATGCGGGATAAACTCATTCATGCTTATTTTGGAGTCAATATCGAAATTGTCCGGTTAACAGTCAAAGAAGACCTTCCGGAAATAAAAAAACTAATCTCTGAAAAATAA
- the uvrB gene encoding excinuclease ABC subunit UvrB, with protein sequence MTKQKDKFKLVSDYKPAGSQPEAINKLTEGIDKKERCQTLLGVTGSGKTFTIANVIEKVQKPTLVFAHNKTLAAQLYNEFKEFFPENRVEYFVSYYDYYQPESYIPKKDQYIEKDAQINPKIEQMRLAATASLLSRDDVIVVASVSCIYGLGNPENFQKLGFEIKTGDRIRRNELLGSLVDILYERNDTELAPGRFRVRGDTIDLIPGYFNNIIRIEFFGDVIDRISEIDKNTGEKTESMKYFFIYPARHYVIPQEEKEDALVKIRAELEEQLPKLGAIEAHRLKQRTLFDIEMIEETGSCKGIENYSRFFDNRNPGEKPFCLLDYFPDDFLMIIDESHQTLPQVRGMYNGDRSRKVPLVDYGFRLPSAFDNRPLVFSEFEEYMRNVIFVSATPGEYEKEHSSDIVEQIIRPTGLTDPEVEIRPIEGQMNDLLSEIKKTIEKGDRVLITTLTKRLAEELSEFLASKGIKTRYLHSDINTIERTEIIRQLRLGRFDVLVGINLLREGLDIPEVGFIGILDADKEGFLRDARSLIQIIGRAARNVNAHVVLYADKLTDSMKKAVDETKRRRSMQIAFNKTHGITPKTIIKPVKEKETEITDIKHIPNSDIPNVIIELEADMNIAAESLEFERAILLRDKITALRKKLEGGQ encoded by the coding sequence ATGACAAAACAGAAGGATAAATTCAAACTTGTTTCGGATTACAAACCCGCAGGTTCACAGCCGGAAGCTATCAATAAATTAACTGAAGGCATTGACAAAAAAGAGAGATGTCAGACCCTCCTTGGGGTAACAGGCTCAGGAAAGACCTTCACCATCGCAAATGTGATTGAAAAAGTGCAGAAGCCAACCCTTGTATTTGCACACAACAAGACACTTGCAGCACAGTTATATAACGAATTTAAGGAATTTTTCCCGGAGAACCGGGTGGAATATTTCGTATCATATTACGATTATTACCAGCCGGAATCGTACATCCCGAAGAAAGACCAGTATATCGAGAAGGACGCACAGATCAACCCAAAAATAGAGCAGATGAGGCTTGCGGCAACGGCATCCCTCCTCTCAAGGGATGATGTCATAGTCGTTGCATCGGTTTCATGTATCTATGGTCTTGGTAATCCGGAAAATTTCCAGAAACTCGGTTTTGAGATCAAAACCGGGGACCGTATCAGGAGAAACGAACTTCTCGGCAGCCTTGTGGACATACTCTATGAAAGAAATGACACTGAACTGGCTCCGGGACGGTTCAGGGTCAGGGGAGATACAATCGATCTCATCCCCGGATATTTCAACAATATAATCAGGATAGAATTTTTCGGAGATGTTATCGACAGAATATCTGAGATTGACAAAAACACAGGTGAAAAAACAGAATCAATGAAGTATTTCTTCATCTATCCTGCAAGGCATTATGTCATTCCCCAAGAAGAAAAAGAGGATGCCCTGGTAAAGATAAGGGCAGAACTTGAAGAACAGCTCCCCAAACTCGGCGCAATTGAAGCACACCGCTTAAAGCAGAGAACCCTCTTTGATATTGAAATGATCGAAGAGACAGGGTCATGCAAAGGCATTGAAAATTATTCAAGGTTTTTTGATAACAGAAATCCCGGCGAGAAACCATTCTGCCTCCTGGACTATTTTCCGGATGACTTCCTGATGATCATTGACGAGAGCCACCAGACCCTGCCGCAGGTGAGAGGCATGTACAACGGCGACCGGTCAAGAAAAGTGCCGCTTGTGGACTACGGATTCAGGCTTCCTTCTGCTTTTGACAACCGGCCGCTCGTGTTCAGTGAATTCGAAGAGTACATGAGAAATGTCATCTTTGTATCCGCAACTCCGGGTGAATACGAAAAAGAGCACTCATCTGATATTGTGGAGCAGATCATCAGGCCGACAGGCCTTACAGACCCTGAAGTTGAGATAAGGCCAATTGAAGGTCAGATGAATGATCTCCTCTCTGAGATCAAAAAGACCATTGAAAAGGGTGACCGGGTGCTCATCACAACGCTCACAAAAAGACTTGCTGAAGAACTCTCCGAATTCCTGGCATCAAAAGGCATTAAAACGAGATACCTTCATTCAGACATAAATACCATTGAGAGAACCGAGATCATCAGGCAGCTGCGCCTCGGACGCTTTGATGTCCTTGTAGGAATAAACCTCCTCAGAGAAGGTCTTGACATTCCGGAAGTCGGATTTATCGGGATACTTGACGCTGACAAGGAAGGATTTTTACGTGATGCAAGAAGCCTGATTCAGATAATCGGACGTGCGGCGAGGAATGTCAATGCCCATGTTGTCCTGTACGCCGATAAATTAACGGACTCAATGAAAAAGGCAGTCGATGAGACAAAGAGAAGAAGAAGTATGCAGATTGCATTCAATAAAACACATGGGATCACACCAAAAACTATCATAAAACCTGTAAAAGAGAAAGAGACAGAGATCACGGATATAAAACATATACCAAATTCAGACATACCAAATGTCATCATCGAACTTGAAGCCGACATGAATATTGCAGCGGAATCACTGGAATTCGAGCGTGCGATACTTCTGAGGGATAAAATAACAGCACTCAGAAAGAAGCTTGAAGGTGGACAGTGA
- a CDS encoding DUF5591 domain-containing protein, whose amino-acid sequence MPEKEYVTDRKGRKFEIYDPPFYRPEFNEAHRYIIDEYDVANKDIAIFIPCALRKPYSESPSHRLFQGIIDGVLQPEQYHKVIFGTCGVVPSELELMYPFANYHYMLGKCTDDKVKQDFHEIEVGKLLEYFGKTKETYRIRIAYCIGPFRKAMAEACRISGTEMHLLPSDPMIDKMYDIDCPFPEGSLSMQEYIDEFRDGLKMVRDEVYSDLL is encoded by the coding sequence ATGCCGGAGAAAGAATATGTCACAGACCGGAAAGGGAGAAAGTTTGAGATCTATGATCCTCCCTTTTACAGACCGGAATTTAATGAAGCCCACAGGTATATTATTGATGAATATGATGTGGCTAATAAGGATATTGCGATATTTATCCCCTGCGCCCTCAGAAAACCATACAGCGAAAGCCCGAGTCACAGGCTTTTTCAGGGTATTATTGACGGTGTTTTACAGCCGGAGCAGTATCATAAGGTTATCTTTGGTACATGCGGGGTTGTCCCGTCAGAACTTGAACTGATGTACCCTTTTGCCAATTATCATTATATGCTCGGAAAGTGCACAGATGATAAGGTGAAGCAGGACTTTCATGAGATTGAGGTTGGAAAACTTCTGGAATATTTTGGGAAGACGAAGGAGACTTACCGGATAAGGATTGCATACTGCATAGGCCCTTTCAGAAAGGCAATGGCTGAAGCCTGCCGGATTTCCGGAACTGAGATGCACCTCCTGCCGTCTGATCCGATGATTGACAAAATGTATGACATTGACTGTCCTTTTCCGGAAGGGAGCCTTTCAATGCAGGAGTATATTGATGAATTCAGGGACGGGCTGAAGATGGTCAGGGATGAGGTTTATAGTGACCTGTTGTAG
- a CDS encoding FKBP-type peptidyl-prolyl cis-trans isomerase, which produces MSGAEKGDLLLVHFTSRTSEGEVFESSLEGDPQEVRLGEGKINPVFEEALAGMKPGDKKTVSLPAEKAYGSYSSRLVFRMKKKHLNLVGDPEKGDMVNITLPNGKKALVEVVESSGKYLKVDGNHPMAGEDMEYEIILVDILPDEKI; this is translated from the coding sequence ATGTCAGGGGCAGAGAAAGGAGACCTTTTACTTGTTCATTTTACGAGCAGGACATCGGAAGGCGAAGTATTTGAATCATCTCTTGAGGGCGATCCACAGGAGGTGCGTCTTGGTGAGGGCAAAATAAATCCTGTATTTGAGGAGGCTCTTGCAGGCATGAAACCCGGAGATAAGAAAACAGTTAGTCTTCCGGCTGAGAAGGCTTATGGCAGTTACAGCAGCAGGCTTGTCTTCCGGATGAAGAAGAAGCATCTTAACCTTGTGGGTGATCCTGAAAAAGGAGATATGGTGAATATTACTCTCCCAAACGGCAAAAAGGCGCTTGTGGAAGTTGTTGAGTCGTCCGGAAAATACCTTAAGGTAGATGGCAACCATCCGATGGCCGGTGAGGATATGGAGTACGAGATTATTCTTGTGGATATCCTTCCGGATGAGAAGATCTAA